CGGTCCGTCCCGGCCGACTCGAGGACGACTTCGTCGCCGACCGCGAGGCCGAACGCCTCGTCGCCGCGCCCCCGATTGACGTCCAATTCGACGTAGCCGTGGCTCCCGACCGTCGCGAGTCGCTCCCCGACCGGCACAGCGGCGAAGGTCTCCCCGACGGGAACCGTCTCGCCGTTGGCGACGATCCGATCGCGGCCGGCGAGGACGTCGCCGGGAACGTTCGTGATGACGTTGCCGAAGTCGTCGACGACCAGCACCTCACCGACGGCGCGGTCGTCCTCGAGCGTCGGCTCCGGAAGCGAACAGTCGACGGGATCGCCGTCGAGCGGATCGAGCCACTCGAGGTCGGCCAGCGCGTCGACGCCGGCCTCGTGGACGTCGGCGGCGGCGGGCGCGAAGACGTCCCGGCCGTGGAAGGTGGCGCTGGCCGGTCCCTCTCGGCCGCCGCCTTCGTTCTCACCGGCGTCGGAGTCCGCCGAGAGCGCCGTCGCGCTCGGACCGAACGAGCCGCCCGCGGGCTCGACCGGATCGAGTCTCGTCTCGTCGACGACGTACGTCTCGAGGGCGGCGTCCCGACCGCCGACGAGCCGACGGGCGGCGGGGAGCAAGACGCCGTTGTCGGGCCCGACGAGCGCGTGCTCGCCCGCGCGAACGACGATCGCGTTGCGGTCGGTGCCGACGCCCGGGTCGACCACGACGAGGTGCACGGCCGGCGGAAAGTACGGTAGCACCTCGCGGAGCCAGAACGCGGCGGCGCGGACGTCCTGCCGGGGGAAATCGTGGGCGACGTCGACCAGTCTGGCGTCCGTTCGCCGACAGAGCACTCCCTTCATCGCCGCGGGGTACGGCGTCCCGAAATCCGACGCGAGCGTGATCATGGGCGGCGGTAGGAGGCGGGCAGTGAAAATCGATACGTCTCGTTGTCGGCCGGCCGTCTCGAGGGCTCCGGCGGCCGCGGTCACAGCTCGTTCCGCCGGGGACGGGACTCGAGGGCGGTCAGTCGCCGTTCGAATCCGAGTCGCTGATCATCTGGATGCGTTCGATGCCGCCGATCTCGTCGACGGTGTCGACGACCGGTTCGGGGACCAGCGACTCCCAGTCGCCGCCCGTGATCATCCGCTCGCGGACCTCGCTACCCTCCAGAACCTCCCGGTTGAACATCGGGGACTGGCGGATGTCGATGTCGGCCTCGCGGAACAGCTGGATGACCAGCGGATTGTTCGAGTAGGCGACGTCGAAGTCCGGGCTCATGCTCTGGACGTGGCTCACCCACACCGAGTTCCGTTCTAAGTCCTCGATCGGCACGGCGTAGGTGACGAGGTCGTAGTCGACGAGCGACTTCGTGATCATCATGATGCGTTCGCCCGCCGTGAACGGGTTGCGCACGGTGTGTGAGTCGTCGGCGCTCCCGATCCCGAGCACGAGCTCGTCGACGTCCTCGGCGATCTGTTCGACCATGCTGAGGTGGCCGTTGTGGAAGGGCTGAAACCGGCCGATGTAGAACCCCCGGGTCATGCCGGAACCTGCTCGGGCGGCGTGCATAAGCGTGGCGAGTTCGCCGACGCGTCGTCGGGGTAGCGGTCGTCGCGATCGTCGGAGTAATGTGATCTATGCTACCATACAATATCCGCCGAAATAGCGTTCGACGAGGACGACGCGTCGAATCGCTGAACCACCCCGTCGGCCGCTGTGGGGCCGATATTCAGCCACTGTCACCATCCTCCGCATGGAGAAAGTATATCAGTCCCAATCCCTTCGAATCAGGTACTGAACAGAGTTCTATGAGTAACGATACGAACGTTGACGACCCTCCCGAAGACGCCACCGACGCTGGACCTGACGAGGAGCAGGGCCAGCCGCGGCCCCAGGACACGGAGCCGGAGTCGGAGCGTCAGGGAGAACGGTCGCCGCTCGAGGAGGACGGTGACCAGCGCGACGACGTCGACGACGGGGACGAGTTCGACGATCCGATCGACGAGTTCGAGCCGGATTCGAGCGAGGACGACATCGAAACCGTCGAAGATCTCGGCAGCGAAGTCGAGGTCGATCCGGGCGTCGAAATCGACGAGGATATCGCCGAGGACGATCTGCTCGGCGGTCTCAAAATCGATTCGACGGAGGAAATCGAGGTTCCCGACCGGCTCGTCGACCAGGTCATCGGCCAGGACGAAGCACGCGATATCATCATCAAGGCAGCCAAGCAGCGTCGCCACGTCATGATGATCGGCTCGCCGGGGACCGGCAAGTCGATGCTGGCGAAGGCGATGAGTCAGCTGCTCCCCCAGGAGGATCTCCAGGACGTCTTAGTCTACCACAACCCGGACGACGGCAACGAGCCGAAGGTCCGAACCGTCCCGGCGGGGAAGGGCGAACAGATCATCGACGCCCACAAGGAGGAGGCTCGCAAGCGCAACCAGATGCGCTCGATCCTGATGTGGATCATCGTCGCGATCATCCTCGCGTACGCGATCCTCGTCGCCGGGAACATTCTGCTCGGCATCCTCGCGGCCGGGATCGTCTGGCTGATCTTCCGCTACACCAACCGCGGCAGCGACGCGATGGTGCCCAACATGATCGTCAACAACGGCGACAAGCGCACCGCGCCGTTCGAGGACGCGACCGGCGCCCACGCCGGCGCGCTGCTGGGCGACGTCCGTCACGACCCCTTCCAGTCCGGCGGCATGGAGACGCCGAGCCACGACCGCGTCGAACCCGGCTCGATCCATCAGGCCAACAAGGGCGTGCTGTTCGTCGACGAGATCAACACGCTCGACATCCGCACCCAGCAGAAGCTGATGACCGCGATCCAGGAGGGCGAGTTCGCCATCACGGGCCAGTCCGAGCGCTCCTCGGGCGCGATGGTCCAGACCGAGCCCGTCCCCTGTGACTTCATCATGATCGCGGCCGGCAACCTGGACGCGATGGAGAACATGCACCCCGCGCTCCGGAACCGTATCAAGGGGTACGGGTACGAGGTGTACATGGAGGACACCATCGAGGACACCCCCGAGATGCGGCGCAAGTACGCGCGCTTCATCGCTCAGGAGGTCGAACGCGACGGTCGTCTGCCCCACTTCACCGACGACGCCGTCGAGGAGGTCATCCTCGAGGCCAAGCGTCGCTCGGGTCGGAAGAACCACCTCACGCTGCACTTCCGGACGCTGGGCGGGCTCGTCCGCGTCGCGGGCGACATCGCCCGCTCGGAGGATCGGGAGTTCACCACCCGCGAGGACGTCCTGCAGGCCAAGGGCCGCTCGCGCTCGATCGAGCAACAGCTCGCCGACGACTACATCGAGCGCCGCAAGGACTACGAACTCGAGGTCGCCGACGGCGGCGTCGAGGGACGGGTCAACGGTCTCGCCGTCATGGGCGAGGACTCGGGGATCATGCTCCCGGTCATGGCCGAGATCGCGCCCGCACAGGGCGGCGGTCAGGTGATCGCCACCGGGAAGCTCAAGGAGATGGCCGAGGAGTCGGTCCAGAACGTCTCCGCGATCATCAAGAAGTTCTCCGACGTCGACCTCTCGGAGAAGGACATCCACATCCAGTTCGTCCAGGCCGGCCAACAGGGCGTCGACGGCGACTCCGCCTCCATCACGGTGGCGACCGCCGTCATCAGCGCGCTCGAGGACATCCCGGTCGATCAGTCGGTCGCGATGACCGGCTCGCTGTCGGTCCGGGGCGACGTGCTCCCGGTCGGCGGGGTCACCCACAAGATCGAGGCCGCCGCGAAGGCCGGCTGCTCGAAGGTCATCATCCCGAAGGCCAACGAGCAGGACGTGATGATCGAAGACGAGTACGAGGAGATGATCGAGATCATCCCGTGTTCGAACATCAGCGAAGTGCTCGACGTCGCGCTGATGGGCGAACCCAAGAAGGACTCCCTGGTCGATCGCCTCAAGTCGATCACCGGCTCGGCGTTCGACGGGAGCCAGGGCACCGTCGGCAGCGGCTCCAACCCGAGCCCGCAGTAACGAGTACCGATCAATGGCCCAGTGGGCGACGTTCGCGGGCGTTACGGGCGTCGTCCTCGTTTTGCTGCTCGTTCTCTCACACCTGACACAGAGCGCGTTTTCCGACGACGATTCGACCGCCAGCGACGGCGCCGATACTGCGTCCCCGCAGTCCGCGTCCGCCTCGAGCGCTCGAGACGACAGCCCCGAGTTCGACTCGGAGAGCGATCGTCGCGATTCACACGACCCGGCCGCGCCCGCCGACGGCGAGGCGGGGGGCGCCGACTCGAGTGCGGGTGCGGATGCAGATACGGACGCGGAGACTGCGGCCGAATCGGAGTCCGATGCGACGGCCGATCGCGACGGCCGTTCTGCGGCCCCTGACCGTCCGACCACCGCGAACGATCCGACGACTTCGGAGCGGGCGGTCGGGCCGCAACGGACGGAGTCGCCGTCCGACCCCGCGAGAATAACCGAGCCCGGTGCGCACTCCGACGGACGGCCGCAACAGGAACTCGATCCGCGGTCGCTGTCCGCGGGGGAACTCCTGGCGAACGTCGCGCTCTCGCAGGGGCTGTTCGCGAGCGTCCTCCTCGGGGCGGTCCTCTACACCGGGATCCCCGTCGGCGCGCTGGGGATCGAGTTCTCGACGGCGTTCCTCCGACAGGGCCTCGTACTGGGGACGGCGGCCGGACTCGTCCTCTACGCGGCCAACGAGATCGGCGCCGCGGCGGCGACGCACATCGGGTTCGACCACGACGAACGGCTGCGGACGCTGCTGGCGCCCGACACGACCTGGGAGTGGCTGGTGCTGCTGGCGTTCGTGCTCCCGCTGATCGCCGGCTTCGAGGAACTGCTGTTCCGGGCGGCGCTGATCGGCGCGCTCTCGACCGGCTTCGGCGTCGATCCGTGGCTGCTGGCGATCGTCTCCTCGATCGCGTTCGCCCTCGGCCACGGGATGCAGGGGTCGGTCGGCATCCTCGTCACCGGGCTGCTCGGGTTCGTCCTCGCGGCGGTCTTCGTCGTCACCGGGAGCTTTCTGGTCGTCTTCGTCGCCCACTACCTGATCAACGCCCTCGAGTTCGTCGTCCACGAGGGCCTCGAGTTCGACTGGGCCGAGACCCTCGAAAGCTAAGGGGGTGGGCTCGGTCGGTATTGGTATGGCTACGAACGGGCCCGACGAGGTTCCGGCGGCGATCTACCGCGGGATCTTCCTCGCCGTCGTCTTCTACTTCGTCCTCCTGATCTACGGGCAGGTCGCCGGCGAGCCGCTGGCGACCTACGCCGCCGAGTTCGTCTTCGCCGTGATCGCGATCGGCGTCGGCACGATTCTCTTCCTGCAACGGGGGACGCGAGTCGCCCCGCGGGCGACCCTCGGCGCGGCCGCCTGTCTCGTCGCCGGCGGCGTCCTCCAGTTGACGTTCCTGTTCACCCGGGTGCCGTCGCTCGATCAGGCGTCCTCCTTCGCCGTCTTCGCCGGCATCGGGCTCTACATCTACGCCGTCTGGATCGTCGACTAACGAAGAGAGCGGTGACTACTGAGGTCGTGTCGACTGCCGCGAAGGCGATCTGGTCGAACCGACGGAGCGGCGAGAAACCGGTTCCGTGTCTCGAGTGCCGCCACCGAACTCGAGAGCGGCTACAGTTCCTCGAGCGAGCGCAACTTCTGTTCGACGGCCGGGGGCGCGGCGCTGGGCCCGTCGCGCACGCGATGGTCCGGAATAAGGATCGGCGCCGGATTCTGGTCCAGGGCGGTTCGGACGAGGATGACGTCGTCCTCGTCCTCGTGGTCGAGTCCGGAGGTCATCCGCGCGAGCGTGTCGACGGTGACCTGATCGCCGTAGGGAATCTCCCGGACCGATTCGAGGACGGCCCGCTGGTCGGTCGGCACCGTCAGGGCGACCTGCACGTCGTCGAAGATGATCTCCTCGAGTCCGTCGAGGTACTCGAAGATGCGGTCGAGCACGGGGTGGTCCGCCTCGGCGTCGTCGTCGGGTCGCTCGGGAAACGTGACGCTCAGCACGCGCCCGCTGGCGGCCCCGAGCTGGACGTGTCGATCGAGGTACGACGATTCCCGCGCGTAGATTCCGGCGTCCGTGACGTCCTCCATACGTCGTCGTAAGCGATAGGGACTTGAATAATCGCCGGTCGACGCGCTCGAGCGAAACGCGGCTGCGCGAAACGCGGTTCCGCACGACCTCATTGCAACGAAGACACGAGCGCTCCGCCACTTCTGGCGACGGTGAGCGCCACGCCCACTCCAACGATTGCGGTCCTCGCTCCGTCGGGTCGCTGCGGTTCTCATCCCTCACGGTGTTATCGACCGGCCTCGCTACCGCTCACGCGTCACTCCGTCCCCCGTTCGCAGTCGAGGTGCGACCGACGGGCGCACCTCGCTTTGCTCGGCCGATCGACAGCGCGCGCCACCGCAAGATCGAACTGCTCGAGAATCGCGCCCCGATGGCGCAAGCCTTTTGTACATATGAGTACGTCGATGTACAACAATGGAGACTGATACGGATCTCGCACCGGCGGTCGAGTCGATCCTCGAGGCCGCCCGGGAGCGCCCCGGAGGCGACGAGGTCGTCGACGTCGACGCGCGGTCGCTGCCCGACGCCGTCGCGCGGGCCGAGGCCGACGGCCGCGTTCCGGTGATCGCCGAGGTAAAGCCGACGAGCCCCACCGCCGACGGAACTCGCGACGACGACCCCGTCGAACTGGCGGAGGCGATGGTCGCGGGCGGCGCGACGGCGATCTCGGTGCTCACCGAGCCGAGCCACTTCGGCGGATCCGCCGAGTCGCTGACCCGGATCCGCGAGGCCGTCGACGTCCCCGTCCTCCGGAAGGACTTCCTCCTCCGCGAGGCGCAGTTGGACGCCGTCGCGGCCGATCTCCTGTTGCTGATCGTCCGCTTCCTCGAGCCCGAGACGCTCGAGGACCTCGTGGCCGCGGCCCGCGAACGCGGCTTCCAGCCGCTCGTCGAGGTCCACGACCGGGCGGAACTCGAGACCGCCCTCGAGGCGGGCGCCGAGATTATCGGCGTCAACAACCGGGATCTGGCGCGACTCGAGGTCGACCTCGAAACCTTCGAGTCGGTGGCGCCCCACGCGAGACGTGTGACACGTCACGATGGAGCGAACGGCGACACCGCGAGCACCGCTCCGGACGACGTGACGCTGATCGCCGAGAGCGGCGTGTCCTCGCCCGCGGACGTCCGCCGGATGCGCGCGGCGGGTGCCGACGCCCTGCTGGTCGGCAGCGCCATCATGGACCACGGCGCGGGCGACAGCGACGTCACCGAGAACACCCGGCGATTGGTCGAGGCGGAGGACGACGAGACATGAGCGAGTACACACCCACCGACGGAGACGAGCAATGAGCACGAGCGATCCCGAACACAACCGCGAGCGCGACAGCGAGGCCACGTTCGGCGACTACGGCGGCCAGTACGTCCCCGAGGCCCTGATGCCGGCGCTGCAGGAACTCGAGGACGCCTACGAGCGCTACGTCCTCGAAAACGAGGACGGCTTCATGGACGAGTTCCGCGAGCGGATGCGCGATTTCGGCGGGCGACCGACGCCGCTCCAGCGCGCGGACCGACTCAGCGAGCGCTACGACCGCGAGATCTACCTCAAGCGCGAGGATCTGGTCCACGGCGGCGCCCACAAGCTGAATAATGCACTCGGACAGGTATTGCTCTCCAAGTATATGGGCAAGGAACGAGTCATCGCCGAGACCGGCGCCGGCCAGCACGGCACCGCGACGGCGATGGCCGCGGCCCACCTCGACATGCCCTGCGAGATCTACATGGGCCGGACGGACGTCAACCGCCAGCGGCCGAACGTCTACCGGATGCGGATGAACGGGGCCGAGGTAAACCCCGTCGAAGCCGGCAGCGGGACGTTGAAGGAAGCGATCAACGAGACGTTCCGCGACTGGGCGACCACCGTCGAGACGACCCACTACGTGATCGGTAGCGTGGTCGGTCCGCACCCGTTCCCGAAACTGGTCCGGGACTTCCAGGCCGTCATCGGCCGCGAGGCCCGCGAGCAGATCCGAGAGAAGGCCGGCCGCCTGCCCGACAGCGTCGTCGCCTGCGCCGGCGGCGGCTCGAACACGATGGGGACCTTCCACGAGTTCGTTCCGGATGACGACGTGGCCCTCTATGCGGTCGAGGCCGGCGGCTCGAGCCTCGGGGTCGACGAGGAAGAAGGCGTCGCGCCGAACTCCGCGACGCTCTCGACGGGGACCGACGGCGTCCTCCACGGCGCGATGACCAAGCTACTCCAGAGCGAGGAGGGTCAGATCGTGGAGTCCCACAGCGTCAGCGCGGGACTGGACTACGCGGGCGTCGGCCCGGAACTCGCCAACCTCGTCGAGACGGACCGCGTGACCCCGGTCAACGTCGACGACGACGCCGCGCTCAACGGCTTCCACCGGCTGTCGAACCTCGAGGGGATCATCCCGGCGCTGGAGTCGAGTCACGCGCTCGGCTACCTCGAGGAATCGCACGACGAGCTGGGCGATCTCGTCGTCGTCAACGTCTCGGGCCGCGGCGACAAGGACTTAGAGACGGTCCTCGAGGAGACCGAGAAACGCGATCTCGAGGCGGCACCGGACGTGGAGGTGTTCGACGGATGACCGACGATTCGAACGCCGCCCCAGAAAGCGACATCGAGACCGCCATCCGCGAGAACGACCCCGCGCTCATCACCTACATCACCGCGGGCGATCCCTCGCTCGAGGACACCAAGCGATACGTCGAGGCCCTCGATCGGGGCGGCTCGGACCTGATCGAACTCGGCCTGCCGTTCTCGGAACCGGTCGCCGAGGGCGCGACGATCCAGGCCGCGATCAACCGGGCGCTCGACGCGGGGACGACCCCCGAAGGCTTCTTCGAGCTGGTCGACGACCTCGAGACCGAGGCGCCGCTGCTGGTGATGACATATTACAACATGATCCTGCAATACGGATCCGAGCCCGACGTTCGGCCGTTCGTCGAGCGCGCGGCCGAGGCCGGCCTCTCGGGGATCATCGTCCCCGACCTCCCCGCCGAGGAGGCCGACCCGCTGCGCGAGGCCTGCGACGATCACGGCCTCGATCTGGTCTTCATCGTCGCGCCGACGACCGAAGGCGAGCGCCTCGAGACGATCATGTCGCAGGTCTCGGGCTTCGCCTACGTCCAGGCCCGCCTCGGGACGACGGGCGCCCGCGCGGACGTCTCGACGGCGACCCACGAGAGCTTGGAACGCCTCTCGGAGTACGACGTCCCCAAGGCGGTCGGCTTCGGCGTCAGCGAGGGCGATCACGCGGCCGAGATCGTCGAGGCCGGCGCCGACGGCGTCATCGTCGGCAGCGCGCTGATAGACATCGTCGCCGGCAGCGACGATCCGGCGGCCGACCTCGAGGCCAAAGCCGAGGAACTCAAACGCGGCGCGGTTCGAGGAGCGGAGTCTCTCACGGTCGATACGGAAGATACACCGGAACCAGAACAGCCATAACCGCAAGATTGCTACACACTCGCAATGACTACTACAGGTATTGACGCGCGACTCGACAGAATCGGCACAGACGACTCCTACGTGATCATCCCGATGGACCACGGGATCACGATGGGGGCCGTTCAGGGACTGAAAGACATCGAAGCGACCATCGACGGCGTGACCCGGGGCGGCGCGGACGCCGTCCTCACCCAGAAGGGGATCGCCTCCCGCGTCCACGAGCACAAAAACGACAAAGGGTACATCGTCCACCTCAACGGCTCGACGACGATCGGTCCCGACGAGCAAGACAAACGGATGACCGGTACCGTCGAGGAGGCCGTCCGCGTCGGCGCCGACGCCGTCTCCTTCCACATCAACGTCGGCTCCGATCACGAACCCGACCAGATCTCCCAGCTCGCGGAGGTCACCGAAGACGCCCAGCGCCTCGGCATGCCGGTCCTCGCGATGGCCTACGCCCGCGGTCCGGGCGTCGACTCCGAGGATCCCGAGGCGCTCGGCCACGCCGTCCGCCTCGCCGAGGAACTCGGCGCCGACATCGTCAAAACGGGCTACAGCGGCGACGCCGAGAGCTTCGAACACGTCGTCGAATCGACGCGGCTGCCGGTCGTCATCGCCGGCGGCTCGAAGGGCACCGACCGCGAAACGATCGAGATGGTCCGGGGCGTCATGGACGCCGGCGGCGCCGGCATCTCGATGGGGCGCTCGGTCTTCCAGCACGAGGATCCCGAAGCCATCGCGACCGCCGTCTCCGGCGTCGTCCACGACGATCTGTCGACCGACGAAGCGCTGGAAGCGGCCGGGCTGGCGCTTCAGGCCTGAACCGTACCCGTCTGCGATCGCTCCCACATCGACTTCACATCGACTCGAGGCGCGATCCGTGTTCCACCGCGACGAGTACCGGCCTCTAGTCGACGTACGTCGAGCGCTGTGAGGTGATCTCCGTCGCTTCGTTCTCTCGGTGACTCCCGGGTAGCCGGTTCCGCGTAACTCGTCTCGAGATCGACTGTCCGGCTCGCTTTGATGTCCGAGCGGTTGCAGTTGCCGGGTACTTATCCGTCGGTGGCCGGTGCAAGCCGAACCCACTCCCCCATCTTGCCTGTTTGGTGGGTATGGAATCACGATTCGCTGCGGTCACCCATCACATCACGCGCGCCGACCCACGTCTGGAGGTGGTCGCCGATGGCGAGTGAAACGTACGAGGTCGGCGGCGTGCAGGCGACGGTCGCCGATCTACTGGAAACGTACGGGCTCGGCGTGCTGTTCGCCGCGAACGTCTTCGGCGCGGGTTCGGTCTACATCCTGGCCGACACCGGCGCGAACTTCGCGTTCGCGCTGCTGTGGGTGCTCCCGCTGGCCTTTCTCATCGACATCGCGCTCCACGACATGTCGGCCCGGCTGGCGGTCTCCCGGGAACCGCTGACCGACTACGTCGTCGACTCCCTGCCCGGCCTCAGCGGCCGCGCCCTCATCGTCACGATGGCCGCGATGAGCGCCCTCTGGTCGATCTCGAACTACGCGATCGCCGGCGCTGCGCTGGCGTGGCTCGTCCCGGGACTGGACAACGTCCTCATCGGGATCCTGGTGGCGGCCGGCGTCGGCGTCGCGCTGGTGCAACTGCGGGTCTACGAGCGCATCGAGGGCGCGATCGCCGCGATGGTGATCACCGTCTTCGCCTCGTACGGCCTCCTGCTGGTCGGACTCGACATCCCCGTCGGCGACGTCGCCGCCGGACTCGTTCCGGCGCTGGTCAGCGATATCGGCTACCTCACGGCCGTCATCGCGCTGCTCGGAACGACGGTCTACTGGCCGAACTTCTTCATCCAGTCGAGCATGGGCCCGACCAAGGAGTGGACCGACGTCAACGCCTACCGGCGGGACAACGCCGCCGGGATCATGACGACGCTCACGATCGGCGCGTTCGTGATGATCGTCTCGGCGATCACGCTGACCGAAGGGACGATGACGCTCACCGGTCCCGGCGAACCGCTGGCGGCCACGCTCGGCCAGGGCGCGCTCTACGTCTTCCTGATCGCGGCGCTGTTGGCCAGCTTCAGTTCGGCGACCGGGACGCTGTTCGGCGCCGGCTACATGGTCCCGCAGGCGCTCGGCCACCACACCGTCTTCGGCGACGCGCGCTTTCGCGCGACCGTCGTCGGCCTCATCGTCTGCTCGGCGCTGGCCGCGTTCTGGCTGCTCGTCAACACCGGTCTCACCCCCGTCAGAATGGCGATCATCATGCCCGCGATCAACGGGCTGATCGCCCTGCCGGTCACCGTCCTCGGACTCATCGGCGCCGTCAACCGATACGGCGACGTCTCGAGGAAAGAGAACGTCGCCTTCGCGCTCGTCGCGCTCGTCCTGCTGGTCGGCAGCGCCCTGACGGCCGAGTCGCTCGCGACGACCCTCGCCGGCTGGCTCTAGACGGGCCGGGAATTTTTTCGGTCGGTCGCGTACCCGGCGTCGTGACTCGAGCGACGGTTCGGACCCACCGACTCGAGGAGACCGACACCGGCCACTACACCGAGTTACTGTCCGACGACGGGGCGAACGACGAGGTGCTGGTCTGTGCCGCCCACGGCGGGCAGGTCGAGCCCTGGACCGCCGAGCAGGCGATCGCGCTGACGGCCCGTCTCCCGTCGGCCAGCTGTTGGGCCTGTCTCGGCTACGACGATCGGCGGAAACCGTTCGAGCTGTGGCATCCGCCGTCCAGCGCCTTCTCTCCCGAGGAGTACCCGCTGCTCGGCGAGATCGCCGACCGCGGGTTCGAGACGGTCGTCAGCTTCCACGGTCTCGGCGACGACCGCGTGCTCGTCGGCGGCGCCACCGACGCCGAGACGAAACGCCGCGTCAGCGACCGCCTCGAGACGGCTGTCTCGACGCCCGTCGAGTCGGTCTCCTCGGGCCCCTACGCCGGCGTCAGTCCGAACAACTTCGTCAACTGGCTCTCGCGGGACGGCGCGGGCGGCCTGCAACTCGAGCAGAGCCGAGCCGTCCGCGACGAGGAGCGCGCGGCCGTCGTCGGCGCCCTCGAGGCGCTCCGGAGCGACGGCGTGCTCTGACTCGCGCGGGTACGCTACTGGATCGAGGACGTTACGCGGAGCCCTCCGCGCCGATACCGAGCGGATCCGCCGCGATCAGATCCTCGACGATCGCGCTGCCAACGCGGG
This portion of the Haloterrigena gelatinilytica genome encodes:
- a CDS encoding SAM hydrolase/SAM-dependent halogenase family protein, encoding MITLASDFGTPYPAAMKGVLCRRTDARLVDVAHDFPRQDVRAAAFWLREVLPYFPPAVHLVVVDPGVGTDRNAIVVRAGEHALVGPDNGVLLPAARRLVGGRDAALETYVVDETRLDPVEPAGGSFGPSATALSADSDAGENEGGGREGPASATFHGRDVFAPAAADVHEAGVDALADLEWLDPLDGDPVDCSLPEPTLEDDRAVGEVLVVDDFGNVITNVPGDVLAGRDRIVANGETVPVGETFAAVPVGERLATVGSHGYVELDVNRGRGDEAFGLAVGDEVVLESAGTDRAN
- a CDS encoding nicotinamide-nucleotide adenylyltransferase; the protein is MTRGFYIGRFQPFHNGHLSMVEQIAEDVDELVLGIGSADDSHTVRNPFTAGERIMMITKSLVDYDLVTYAVPIEDLERNSVWVSHVQSMSPDFDVAYSNNPLVIQLFREADIDIRQSPMFNREVLEGSEVRERMITGGDWESLVPEPVVDTVDEIGGIERIQMISDSDSNGD
- the lonB gene encoding ATP-dependent protease LonB gives rise to the protein MSNDTNVDDPPEDATDAGPDEEQGQPRPQDTEPESERQGERSPLEEDGDQRDDVDDGDEFDDPIDEFEPDSSEDDIETVEDLGSEVEVDPGVEIDEDIAEDDLLGGLKIDSTEEIEVPDRLVDQVIGQDEARDIIIKAAKQRRHVMMIGSPGTGKSMLAKAMSQLLPQEDLQDVLVYHNPDDGNEPKVRTVPAGKGEQIIDAHKEEARKRNQMRSILMWIIVAIILAYAILVAGNILLGILAAGIVWLIFRYTNRGSDAMVPNMIVNNGDKRTAPFEDATGAHAGALLGDVRHDPFQSGGMETPSHDRVEPGSIHQANKGVLFVDEINTLDIRTQQKLMTAIQEGEFAITGQSERSSGAMVQTEPVPCDFIMIAAGNLDAMENMHPALRNRIKGYGYEVYMEDTIEDTPEMRRKYARFIAQEVERDGRLPHFTDDAVEEVILEAKRRSGRKNHLTLHFRTLGGLVRVAGDIARSEDREFTTREDVLQAKGRSRSIEQQLADDYIERRKDYELEVADGGVEGRVNGLAVMGEDSGIMLPVMAEIAPAQGGGQVIATGKLKEMAEESVQNVSAIIKKFSDVDLSEKDIHIQFVQAGQQGVDGDSASITVATAVISALEDIPVDQSVAMTGSLSVRGDVLPVGGVTHKIEAAAKAGCSKVIIPKANEQDVMIEDEYEEMIEIIPCSNISEVLDVALMGEPKKDSLVDRLKSITGSAFDGSQGTVGSGSNPSPQ
- a CDS encoding CPBP family intramembrane glutamic endopeptidase, with protein sequence MAQWATFAGVTGVVLVLLLVLSHLTQSAFSDDDSTASDGADTASPQSASASSARDDSPEFDSESDRRDSHDPAAPADGEAGGADSSAGADADTDAETAAESESDATADRDGRSAAPDRPTTANDPTTSERAVGPQRTESPSDPARITEPGAHSDGRPQQELDPRSLSAGELLANVALSQGLFASVLLGAVLYTGIPVGALGIEFSTAFLRQGLVLGTAAGLVLYAANEIGAAAATHIGFDHDERLRTLLAPDTTWEWLVLLAFVLPLIAGFEELLFRAALIGALSTGFGVDPWLLAIVSSIAFALGHGMQGSVGILVTGLLGFVLAAVFVVTGSFLVVFVAHYLINALEFVVHEGLEFDWAETLES
- a CDS encoding MGMT family protein, which encodes MEDVTDAGIYARESSYLDRHVQLGAASGRVLSVTFPERPDDDAEADHPVLDRIFEYLDGLEEIIFDDVQVALTVPTDQRAVLESVREIPYGDQVTVDTLARMTSGLDHEDEDDVILVRTALDQNPAPILIPDHRVRDGPSAAPPAVEQKLRSLEEL
- the trpC gene encoding indole-3-glycerol phosphate synthase, which encodes METDTDLAPAVESILEAARERPGGDEVVDVDARSLPDAVARAEADGRVPVIAEVKPTSPTADGTRDDDPVELAEAMVAGGATAISVLTEPSHFGGSAESLTRIREAVDVPVLRKDFLLREAQLDAVAADLLLLIVRFLEPETLEDLVAAARERGFQPLVEVHDRAELETALEAGAEIIGVNNRDLARLEVDLETFESVAPHARRVTRHDGANGDTASTAPDDVTLIAESGVSSPADVRRMRAAGADALLVGSAIMDHGAGDSDVTENTRRLVEAEDDET
- the trpB gene encoding tryptophan synthase subunit beta: MSTSDPEHNRERDSEATFGDYGGQYVPEALMPALQELEDAYERYVLENEDGFMDEFRERMRDFGGRPTPLQRADRLSERYDREIYLKREDLVHGGAHKLNNALGQVLLSKYMGKERVIAETGAGQHGTATAMAAAHLDMPCEIYMGRTDVNRQRPNVYRMRMNGAEVNPVEAGSGTLKEAINETFRDWATTVETTHYVIGSVVGPHPFPKLVRDFQAVIGREAREQIREKAGRLPDSVVACAGGGSNTMGTFHEFVPDDDVALYAVEAGGSSLGVDEEEGVAPNSATLSTGTDGVLHGAMTKLLQSEEGQIVESHSVSAGLDYAGVGPELANLVETDRVTPVNVDDDAALNGFHRLSNLEGIIPALESSHALGYLEESHDELGDLVVVNVSGRGDKDLETVLEETEKRDLEAAPDVEVFDG
- the trpA gene encoding tryptophan synthase subunit alpha: MTDDSNAAPESDIETAIRENDPALITYITAGDPSLEDTKRYVEALDRGGSDLIELGLPFSEPVAEGATIQAAINRALDAGTTPEGFFELVDDLETEAPLLVMTYYNMILQYGSEPDVRPFVERAAEAGLSGIIVPDLPAEEADPLREACDDHGLDLVFIVAPTTEGERLETIMSQVSGFAYVQARLGTTGARADVSTATHESLERLSEYDVPKAVGFGVSEGDHAAEIVEAGADGVIVGSALIDIVAGSDDPAADLEAKAEELKRGAVRGAESLTVDTEDTPEPEQP